One genomic region from Granulicatella adiacens ATCC 49175 encodes:
- a CDS encoding Cna B-type domain-containing protein, which produces MKQKFLKLLSLFVVVGFLMQGLNSSVFAQGTPQEVDATITHFEIQNANKKSVNELNKNDFFYLAMDWQVSNSGSVLHSGDYFDITLPNNLTFPPGYSEPQFDLTDSEGNVIARAVVTTGPEAIGGKIRVTFNDKINNKYNVKGKLYLGALFNKRVTKDNVVNQFDISVKGKVTSTNLKVTKVGVPSDQIISKWGQQVTQNGQRIDQVEWYANINYAKADLKNAVITDELPNGETYIPGSFVLEEVEYTDEGAILRRLKNISLEGKLQLRNNNQSFTINMGDTGAKQYRLTYRTTYTIGSSLRNKIKVTHAGGSKEHGFTYKSSEAGGTADGQLASKIKLTKVDEEDKNIVLANAVFEVTGPDNQKFELKTGNDGTIISGVLKQGTYTVREIQAPTGYQLNGDTFTLEVTPKGGALKTVTNKRIKINISGEKTWDDANDQDGKRPSKIRVNLLDENQKVVQSKDVTPDASGKWKYTFENVDEYNVKTGKKMNYTITEEAVEGYTTEVTGYDIKNSYTPKKTSIQVTKSWNDAEDQDGKRPTSVTITLYADGQKTDQTLVLNKENNWTGSFSNLDVYKAGKKIEYTIKETTVENGYASSTAGSVEQGFTVTNSRTPEKTSVKGTKTWDDANDQDGKRPKEITIKLLKNGQEFKTQKVTAADGWKWSFDNLDKYENKQEITYTVVEEQVEGYTTKVNGYDITNSYTPGKTSVQVTKSWDDANNQDGKRPATVTVTLYADGQKTDKTLQLTKENNWTGSFTDLDEYKDGKKIEYSIKEEAVKNGYVSQVSGDAKKGFVVTNSRTPEKTSVKGSKTWDDANNQDGKRPKEITINLLKNGQQVATKKVTEADEWKWSFENLDKYENGQEITYTIVEEKVEGYTATVKDFNVTNSYTPGKTSIQVTKAWDDANDQDGVRPTSVTIKLLADGKETDKKLVLSKENNWTGNFTDLDEYKDGKKIEYTISEETVGKGYTTLITGNVQEGFVVTNKRTPNTPPEKPKDELPKTGTAASLALLGAVALIGGVALLKFQRKEN; this is translated from the coding sequence ATGAAACAAAAATTTTTAAAATTATTGTCGCTGTTTGTCGTCGTTGGTTTTCTCATGCAAGGATTGAATTCTTCAGTATTTGCGCAGGGAACGCCTCAGGAAGTAGATGCAACGATTACACATTTTGAAATCCAAAATGCAAATAAAAAGTCTGTTAACGAGTTAAATAAAAACGACTTCTTTTACTTAGCAATGGATTGGCAAGTAAGTAATTCGGGTTCTGTATTACATTCTGGTGATTATTTCGATATTACACTACCCAATAATTTAACATTTCCACCTGGATATTCAGAACCCCAATTTGATTTAACGGATTCTGAGGGGAATGTTATAGCTAGAGCTGTTGTGACTACAGGCCCTGAAGCTATTGGAGGTAAGATTCGAGTTACCTTTAATGACAAAATTAATAATAAATATAATGTAAAAGGGAAACTTTATTTAGGTGCTCTATTTAATAAACGTGTTACAAAAGACAATGTGGTTAACCAATTTGATATTTCTGTTAAAGGGAAAGTCACTTCTACAAATCTTAAGGTAACAAAAGTAGGAGTTCCATCAGATCAAATTATTTCTAAATGGGGTCAACAAGTTACACAAAATGGCCAACGGATTGATCAAGTAGAATGGTATGCAAATATCAACTATGCTAAAGCAGATTTAAAAAATGCGGTTATTACAGATGAACTTCCAAATGGAGAAACTTATATTCCGGGTTCTTTTGTGTTAGAAGAAGTAGAATATACAGATGAAGGTGCAATTCTTAGAAGACTTAAGAACATTAGTTTAGAAGGCAAACTTCAACTTAGAAACAATAACCAATCATTTACGATTAATATGGGAGATACTGGAGCGAAACAATATCGCTTAACTTATAGAACGACTTACACTATTGGTTCTTCTCTAAGAAATAAAATTAAAGTAACGCATGCAGGTGGTTCGAAAGAACACGGATTTACTTATAAGTCATCAGAAGCTGGTGGTACTGCCGATGGACAATTAGCAAGTAAAATCAAATTGACGAAAGTCGATGAAGAAGATAAAAATATTGTTCTTGCAAATGCGGTGTTCGAAGTCACTGGTCCAGACAACCAAAAATTCGAACTAAAAACGGGTAATGACGGTACGATTATTTCTGGTGTGTTAAAACAAGGAACATACACAGTCAGAGAAATTCAAGCTCCTACTGGGTATCAATTAAATGGAGATACATTTACTTTAGAAGTAACTCCTAAAGGTGGAGCCTTAAAAACTGTTACTAATAAGAGAATTAAAATCAACATTTCTGGTGAAAAAACATGGGATGATGCCAATGATCAAGATGGAAAACGTCCTTCAAAAATCAGAGTGAACTTACTAGATGAAAATCAAAAGGTAGTTCAATCTAAAGATGTGACACCAGATGCTTCTGGTAAATGGAAGTATACATTTGAAAATGTAGATGAATATAATGTCAAAACCGGTAAAAAGATGAATTACACGATTACCGAAGAAGCGGTAGAAGGGTATACAACAGAAGTTACAGGATATGACATCAAAAACTCGTACACACCTAAAAAGACAAGTATCCAAGTGACTAAGAGCTGGAATGACGCCGAAGATCAAGACGGAAAACGTCCTACAAGTGTCACCATCACTCTTTATGCAGATGGTCAAAAAACAGATCAAACGCTTGTCTTAAATAAAGAAAACAATTGGACAGGAAGCTTCTCAAATCTTGATGTGTATAAAGCAGGTAAGAAAATTGAATACACTATTAAGGAAACGACTGTTGAAAATGGATATGCAAGTTCAACAGCAGGTAGCGTAGAACAAGGCTTCACTGTTACAAATAGTAGAACTCCAGAAAAAACTTCTGTGAAGGGAACTAAAACATGGGATGATGCTAACGACCAAGATGGCAAACGTCCAAAAGAAATTACCATTAAATTGTTGAAGAATGGTCAAGAATTTAAAACTCAAAAAGTTACTGCAGCTGATGGTTGGAAATGGAGTTTTGATAATCTAGACAAGTATGAGAATAAACAAGAAATTACTTATACTGTTGTAGAAGAACAAGTAGAAGGCTATACAACTAAAGTAAATGGGTACGATATCACAAACTCGTATACACCTGGTAAAACAAGCGTACAAGTAACAAAATCTTGGGATGATGCGAATAACCAAGATGGCAAACGTCCTGCAACAGTAACGGTTACTTTATATGCAGATGGCCAAAAAACAGATAAGACTCTTCAATTAACGAAAGAAAACAATTGGACAGGAAGCTTTACAGATTTAGATGAATACAAAGATGGTAAAAAGATTGAGTATTCTATTAAAGAAGAAGCTGTTAAAAATGGTTATGTGAGCCAAGTGTCAGGAGATGCTAAAAAAGGTTTCGTAGTGACAAACTCTAGAACTCCTGAAAAGACTTCTGTTAAAGGAAGTAAAACTTGGGATGATGCCAACAACCAAGATGGCAAACGTCCAAAAGAAATCACAATCAACTTATTGAAGAATGGTCAACAAGTGGCTACGAAGAAAGTAACAGAGGCTGACGAGTGGAAATGGAGCTTTGAAAATCTTGACAAGTATGAGAATGGACAAGAAATCACTTATACAATTGTAGAAGAAAAAGTGGAAGGCTACACAGCTACGGTTAAAGACTTCAACGTCACAAACTCTTATACTCCAGGGAAGACAAGTATCCAAGTAACAAAAGCTTGGGATGATGCTAATGACCAAGATGGTGTTCGTCCAACAAGTGTAACGATTAAGTTACTTGCAGATGGAAAAGAAACAGATAAGAAATTAGTATTATCGAAAGAGAATAACTGGACAGGTAACTTCACAGATCTTGATGAATATAAAGATGGTAAGAAGATTGAATATACAATTTCTGAAGAAACAGTAGGAAAAGGATATACAACTCTGATTACAGGAAATGTTCAAGAAGGATTTGTGGTTACAAACAAGAGAACTCCAAATACGCCTCCTGAAAAACCAAAAGATGAGTTACCGAAGACAGGTACAGCTGCTTCATTAGCACTTCTTGGAGCGGTAGCCCTAATTGGTGGAGTGGCATTATTAAAGTTTCAAAGAAAAGAAAACTAA
- a CDS encoding Spy0128 family protein, with the protein MKKLFHSFVALLMLVSVFVPLLKMNSVVNAAEKPSSEYTLTTVPTINTNKLVDHAKYGEGKFYLQTTYKFPDNVTLNNGDFVTYQVPAEFKIEQDSTTPLKAANGETIAELTTDKATNTAKITVTNEEYFKKFNENKELVASFTTVWADHVQRNKEYEITIPGAGVYHLTRIVPDDDPTGFTKWGVQDSNDPNYVNWRVRINRYAENYTGVSIKDTIPEGQVLASEITGYYFPNWENGDGRSPLDKAHVQVTDKNNFTVTPNGDGTLPNKGLYLIYRTRLTKPVDPVTKRVLNHATVTTNEKAEPFEVDGFAPITTTDGVGTGAKSDEVEFQVTKKLEGKTLEKDAFSFQLIDKTGQVVETVKNDENGKVKFKAIKFSEVGESVYTIKEVNDAKKGYTYDEKTITATVTVEDVYGEKIASVKYDSKEFSNSYKAAPTTVELKATKVLQNKTLEADKYTFELKENGQVVQTAKNAQDGSIKFPAITYATEGVHTYTVTEQAGTEDDGVAFDTNAYEVTVEVKDNGEGQLVATIKNGDNLTFTNVYSAKPVKKALTATKVLNGGTLADDQFEFELKEGQNVVATAKNKADGSVTFKEIEYTAAGKHTYTVSEKAGSATGYTYDSKVYTVTVDVVDNGKGQLVANVTDGDNLVFTNKYEEPTTTTTTTTTTTTTTTTTTTTTTETTTEVPSTEATTTTVEEPKEPELPNTGATATLAGAGVAVLLSGFAVLGFKKREN; encoded by the coding sequence ATGAAAAAATTATTTCATTCTTTTGTAGCACTATTGATGCTAGTATCGGTCTTCGTACCTTTACTTAAAATGAATAGTGTTGTTAACGCTGCTGAAAAACCATCTTCAGAATATACGTTAACGACGGTACCAACGATTAATACTAATAAATTAGTCGACCACGCAAAATATGGTGAAGGTAAGTTCTATCTACAAACAACTTACAAATTCCCAGATAATGTTACCCTTAACAATGGGGATTTTGTTACTTATCAAGTTCCTGCGGAGTTCAAAATTGAACAAGATTCAACAACTCCATTAAAGGCTGCAAATGGGGAAACTATTGCGGAATTGACAACAGACAAAGCAACAAATACTGCTAAAATTACTGTTACAAATGAAGAATACTTCAAAAAGTTCAACGAAAATAAAGAACTTGTAGCTTCATTTACGACAGTATGGGCAGACCATGTACAAAGAAACAAGGAATATGAAATTACTATTCCAGGTGCTGGGGTTTACCACTTAACTCGTATTGTTCCAGATGATGACCCAACTGGGTTTACTAAATGGGGGGTACAAGATTCTAATGACCCTAACTACGTAAACTGGCGTGTACGTATTAACCGTTATGCTGAGAACTACACTGGAGTTTCTATCAAAGATACAATTCCAGAAGGTCAAGTATTAGCAAGTGAAATTACTGGTTACTACTTCCCTAACTGGGAAAACGGTGATGGAAGATCTCCATTAGACAAAGCACATGTTCAAGTAACAGATAAAAACAACTTTACTGTTACTCCAAACGGAGACGGAACTTTACCAAACAAAGGTTTGTATTTAATTTATAGAACTCGTTTAACAAAACCTGTTGATCCAGTTACTAAACGTGTTTTAAACCATGCGACTGTTACAACGAATGAAAAAGCTGAACCATTTGAAGTAGATGGATTTGCTCCAATTACTACAACTGATGGTGTCGGTACAGGTGCTAAATCTGACGAAGTTGAATTCCAAGTAACTAAGAAATTAGAAGGAAAAACTCTTGAAAAAGATGCTTTCAGTTTCCAATTAATCGACAAAACTGGTCAAGTAGTTGAAACAGTTAAAAACGATGAAAATGGTAAAGTGAAATTCAAAGCGATTAAATTCAGCGAAGTTGGCGAATCTGTTTACACAATTAAAGAAGTAAACGATGCTAAAAAAGGTTACACTTACGATGAAAAAACAATCACTGCTACAGTTACTGTAGAAGATGTATACGGTGAAAAAATTGCAAGTGTTAAATATGACAGCAAAGAGTTCTCTAACTCATATAAAGCTGCTCCTACAACAGTTGAATTAAAAGCTACTAAAGTTTTACAAAACAAAACTCTTGAAGCTGATAAATATACTTTTGAACTAAAAGAAAACGGTCAAGTTGTTCAAACAGCTAAGAACGCTCAAGATGGTTCAATTAAATTCCCAGCAATTACTTATGCTACAGAGGGAGTCCACACCTATACTGTAACTGAACAAGCTGGAACTGAAGATGACGGAGTTGCATTTGATACAAATGCATACGAAGTGACTGTTGAAGTAAAAGACAATGGTGAAGGTCAATTAGTTGCTACAATTAAAAATGGAGATAACTTAACATTCACTAATGTTTACTCTGCTAAACCAGTTAAAAAAGCATTAACAGCTACTAAAGTTCTTAACGGTGGAACATTAGCTGACGATCAATTCGAATTCGAATTGAAAGAAGGCCAAAATGTTGTTGCTACAGCTAAGAACAAAGCTGATGGTTCAGTAACATTCAAAGAAATTGAATATACAGCTGCAGGCAAACATACTTACACAGTATCAGAAAAAGCTGGTTCAGCAACTGGATATACTTACGATTCTAAAGTATACACAGTAACTGTTGATGTTGTAGATAACGGAAAAGGTCAATTAGTTGCAAATGTAACTGATGGTGACAACTTAGTATTTACTAACAAATACGAAGAACCAACAACTACTACAACGACAACAACAACAACTACTACAACTACAACAACAACTACAACTACAACAACTGAAACTACTACTGAAGTTCCTTCAACTGAAGCAACTACTACAACAGTAGAAGAACCAAAAGAACCAGAATTACCAAATACTGGTGCTACAGCTACTTTAGCTGGAGCAGGTGTTGCTGTATTGTTATCAGGATTTGCAGTATTAGGATTTAAGAAAAGAGAAAACTAA
- a CDS encoding formate--tetrahydrofolate ligase encodes MKSDIEIAQEATMQPITKIASKLGLTEDEIDLYGKVKAKILKSDIHEANNYGKLILVTSMNPTPAGEGKSTVTIGLGDALSSIQKKTAIALREPSLGPTLGLKGGATGGGYAQVVPMEEINLHFTGDMHALTSATNLLSAIIDNHIHQGNELNIDIKRILWKRAVDLNDRALRTIEIGLGGPVNGVPREDGFEITVATEMMAVLCLARDLNDLQKRVSNILVAYDISGNPIRVSDLKVEGAITALLKEAIKPNLVQTLEGTPAIVHGGPFANIAHGCNSVMATKMALTLADYTVTEAGFGADLGAQKFLDIKVPVLGKSPDAIVLVATIRSTKMHGGLSLEELSNGESLDALREGFKNVAKHIENVQQYGIPMVVALNEFTTDTLAERELFMELCESIGVDCVLSSVWEKGSEGGIQLAEKVVELCEQKSQFNALYPVDATIQEKIDAVATKIYGASKVNYTENSLEDLKEIERMGWNEMNICIAKTPYSFSDNAKLKGRPNNFEITIRSLVPKLGAGFIVALTGKVLTMPGLPKVPAALGITVSEDGKIQGLY; translated from the coding sequence ATGAAGTCGGATATTGAAATTGCACAAGAAGCGACAATGCAGCCAATTACAAAGATAGCAAGTAAGCTCGGATTAACAGAAGATGAGATTGATTTATATGGGAAAGTGAAAGCGAAGATTCTTAAATCAGATATACATGAAGCCAACAACTATGGTAAGTTAATCTTAGTAACTTCAATGAATCCTACTCCAGCAGGGGAAGGGAAATCAACCGTTACAATTGGTCTTGGGGATGCTTTAAGCTCTATCCAAAAGAAAACAGCCATTGCGTTACGAGAACCATCTTTGGGGCCCACTCTTGGACTAAAAGGAGGGGCAACAGGTGGTGGCTATGCTCAAGTGGTTCCGATGGAAGAAATTAATCTTCATTTCACTGGGGATATGCATGCATTAACGAGTGCAACCAACCTTCTATCTGCCATTATTGATAATCACATCCATCAAGGAAATGAACTAAATATTGATATCAAACGAATACTATGGAAAAGGGCGGTAGATTTAAATGATCGTGCTTTAAGAACGATTGAAATCGGGCTCGGAGGTCCTGTAAATGGAGTTCCTAGAGAGGACGGATTCGAGATTACAGTTGCAACCGAAATGATGGCTGTTCTTTGTTTAGCACGGGACTTAAATGACCTACAAAAGAGAGTTTCGAATATTCTTGTCGCGTATGATATTTCTGGCAATCCAATTCGTGTTTCTGACTTAAAAGTAGAAGGTGCGATTACTGCCTTATTGAAAGAGGCCATTAAACCGAATCTGGTTCAAACTTTAGAGGGGACACCTGCTATCGTTCACGGAGGACCATTTGCCAATATTGCACACGGATGTAATAGTGTGATGGCTACAAAGATGGCCTTAACATTGGCGGATTATACAGTGACAGAAGCTGGTTTTGGGGCCGACTTAGGAGCTCAAAAATTCCTGGATATTAAAGTGCCAGTATTAGGCAAGTCTCCAGATGCGATAGTTCTTGTCGCGACCATTCGATCGACTAAAATGCATGGAGGGTTGTCTCTCGAAGAGTTATCTAATGGGGAATCGCTCGATGCATTAAGAGAAGGATTTAAAAACGTTGCTAAACACATTGAGAATGTTCAACAGTACGGTATTCCAATGGTCGTAGCTTTAAATGAATTTACAACGGATACTCTGGCTGAAAGAGAATTGTTTATGGAGCTTTGTGAATCGATTGGAGTAGATTGTGTCTTGTCTTCCGTTTGGGAAAAAGGCTCAGAAGGCGGAATTCAGTTAGCCGAAAAAGTAGTAGAACTCTGTGAACAAAAGAGTCAGTTTAATGCATTGTATCCAGTAGATGCGACGATTCAAGAAAAGATTGATGCAGTTGCTACAAAAATTTATGGAGCATCGAAAGTGAATTATACCGAGAATTCGCTCGAAGATTTAAAAGAAATAGAGCGTATGGGTTGGAATGAAATGAATATTTGTATTGCAAAAACACCTTATTCATTCTCAGATAATGCAAAATTGAAAGGACGTCCAAACAATTTTGAAATCACCATTCGTTCACTTGTTCCTAAATTAGGTGCTGGATTTATTGTTGCGCTGACAGGGAAAGTTCTTACAATGCCTGGACTTCCGAAAGTACCCGCAGCCTTAGGAATTACCGTAAGTGAAGATGGAAAAATTCAAGGCCTCTATTAG
- a CDS encoding ABC-F family ATP-binding cassette domain-containing protein, with amino-acid sequence MKDFRVDHLKKSYGAKTLLEDVSFIINEGEHVGLIGQNGTGKSTLLSILAGVDFAESGDITTSNDYRIGYLSQQPELDDEDTIFEALYKGDHPTLKVVHDFEEVVDQLRENPTSQSLTKRYSALEQKMNEIDGWQVEVQIKTILQKMGLTDIQKKVGTLSGGQKKRVGLAKVLMEEPDLLLLDEPTNHLDLEAIEWLEGYLANYKGAMMLVTHDRYFLERAVTYMFALVNGRIEAHEGNYESYLEQRSQREQIASRMSQKQKRLYQSELEWMRQGARARTTKQQARIQRFEALEKDVKQTTSQEKLVMEFDQTRIGKRVFQFNQTSLSINGQDIVKNLDWIIQSQARIGIAGVNGVGKSTFLNAIAGQIPFDSGQFVVGETVRIAYYKQQDEDIPMDKQLIQYLREEAEEIKRANGEVASISELLEIFLFPRHLHGAYIHTLSGGERRRLYLLRLLMTKPNVLLLDEPTNDLDIDTLTVLEDFLQSFNGAVLIVSHDRYFLDKTVEQLFVIRGEGQTELFYGSMSDYLEQEKSLSRVVVETPKVEKSKEETTKLTPAKKMTYQEKKEWETIEATIQELEEKMESLQSEMNATAQDFAKLQALQEELDKTEEAAANAYERWEYLAELAGN; translated from the coding sequence ATGAAAGATTTTAGAGTAGATCATTTAAAAAAATCTTATGGTGCAAAAACACTATTAGAAGATGTTTCTTTTATTATCAATGAAGGAGAACATGTAGGTCTCATTGGTCAAAATGGGACTGGTAAAAGTACGCTTCTTTCGATTTTAGCTGGGGTCGATTTTGCAGAATCAGGAGATATTACAACTTCAAATGACTACAGAATTGGATATTTATCTCAACAACCGGAATTGGACGATGAAGATACAATTTTTGAAGCGTTATATAAAGGCGATCATCCAACATTAAAAGTCGTTCATGATTTTGAAGAAGTGGTGGATCAATTACGTGAAAATCCAACGTCCCAAAGCCTTACAAAACGATATAGTGCCCTTGAGCAAAAAATGAACGAAATTGATGGATGGCAAGTAGAGGTTCAAATTAAAACTATTCTTCAGAAAATGGGATTGACGGATATCCAAAAGAAAGTCGGGACTTTATCAGGTGGTCAAAAGAAACGTGTTGGTCTTGCAAAAGTATTGATGGAAGAACCGGATTTACTCTTACTAGATGAACCAACAAACCACTTAGACCTTGAAGCGATAGAATGGTTGGAAGGCTACTTAGCCAATTATAAAGGTGCGATGATGCTTGTTACCCATGACCGATACTTCCTAGAACGTGCGGTAACGTATATGTTTGCATTGGTCAATGGTCGTATTGAAGCCCATGAAGGAAACTATGAGTCTTACTTAGAGCAAAGAAGCCAAAGAGAGCAAATTGCGAGCCGTATGAGCCAAAAGCAAAAGCGATTATACCAGAGCGAATTAGAATGGATGCGTCAGGGCGCAAGAGCTCGTACGACAAAACAACAAGCGCGTATTCAGCGATTTGAAGCATTAGAAAAAGATGTGAAACAGACAACTAGTCAAGAAAAATTAGTAATGGAATTTGACCAAACGAGAATCGGGAAACGGGTCTTCCAATTCAATCAGACCTCTCTTTCTATTAACGGACAGGATATCGTTAAAAACCTTGACTGGATTATCCAAAGCCAGGCCAGAATTGGGATTGCGGGTGTGAATGGAGTCGGAAAATCAACCTTTCTGAATGCGATAGCTGGGCAAATTCCATTTGACAGCGGTCAGTTTGTTGTAGGGGAGACTGTTCGAATTGCGTATTATAAGCAACAAGACGAAGATATCCCAATGGATAAACAATTGATTCAGTACTTACGTGAAGAAGCAGAAGAAATTAAACGCGCAAATGGAGAAGTGGCATCCATTTCTGAATTACTGGAGATTTTTTTGTTTCCAAGACATTTGCATGGTGCATATATTCATACACTATCCGGGGGAGAAAGAAGAAGACTTTATTTACTCCGTTTATTAATGACAAAGCCGAATGTTTTATTGCTGGATGAGCCAACAAACGATTTAGATATCGATACATTAACTGTATTAGAAGACTTTCTTCAATCATTTAATGGAGCAGTTCTCATTGTGTCTCACGATCGTTATTTCTTAGATAAAACGGTGGAACAATTATTTGTCATCCGTGGAGAAGGTCAAACGGAATTGTTCTATGGGTCTATGAGTGATTACTTAGAACAAGAGAAGAGTTTATCGAGAGTAGTTGTCGAAACTCCCAAAGTGGAAAAGAGTAAAGAGGAGACTACTAAGCTAACTCCGGCCAAGAAAATGACGTATCAAGAGAAGAAAGAATGGGAAACTATTGAGGCGACGATACAAGAGTTAGAAGAAAAAATGGAATCCTTGCAAAGCGAAATGAATGCCACTGCGCAAGATTTTGCAAAATTACAAGCATTACAAGAAGAACTCGATAAAACAGAAGAAGCAGCTGCAAACGCCTATGAACGTTGGGAATATTTAGCAGAATTAGCTGGGAATTAA
- a CDS encoding thymidylate synthase: MTKQYKELLTKILEEGTTKTDRTGTGTKSIFGYQMRFDLQKGFPLLTTKRVPFGLIKSELLWFLHGDTNIKYLLEHNNHIWDEWAFERYVSSPKYTGPDMTDFGRRCLQDEAFNEVYQEVKKDFCEKILSDDAFAAEFGELGNIYGSQWRHWKTSKGETIDQIEDLLNLLKNSPDSRRMIVSAWNPEDVPSMALPPCHTMFQFYVADGKLSCQLYQRSADVFLGVPFNIASYALLTHLIANEVGLEVGEFVHTLGDAHIYLNHMEQVKTQLAREEMALPTLVLKHPEKSMFDIDVTDVVVEGYQSHPTIKAPIAV, encoded by the coding sequence ATGACGAAGCAGTATAAAGAGTTACTAACTAAAATTTTAGAAGAGGGTACGACAAAAACAGATCGTACTGGAACAGGAACGAAGAGTATTTTTGGGTATCAAATGCGTTTTGATCTTCAAAAAGGATTTCCTCTTTTGACGACTAAAAGAGTCCCTTTTGGATTAATTAAGAGCGAATTATTGTGGTTCTTACACGGAGACACTAATATCAAATATTTATTAGAGCATAATAATCATATTTGGGATGAATGGGCATTTGAACGCTATGTGTCTTCGCCAAAATACACAGGACCAGATATGACAGATTTTGGTCGCCGTTGCTTACAAGACGAAGCGTTTAATGAAGTTTATCAAGAAGTGAAAAAAGACTTCTGTGAGAAAATTTTATCGGATGATGCGTTTGCGGCGGAATTCGGAGAACTAGGAAATATTTATGGTTCACAATGGCGTCATTGGAAAACTTCAAAAGGAGAAACCATTGACCAAATCGAAGACTTACTCAACTTGTTGAAAAATTCCCCTGATTCACGTCGGATGATTGTTTCTGCTTGGAATCCAGAAGATGTTCCAAGTATGGCTCTTCCACCATGTCACACAATGTTTCAGTTTTATGTGGCGGATGGTAAATTAAGTTGCCAATTATATCAACGTAGTGCAGACGTGTTCCTCGGAGTACCGTTCAACATCGCAAGCTATGCATTATTAACACATTTAATTGCTAATGAAGTAGGATTAGAAGTGGGTGAATTTGTCCATACTTTAGGAGATGCACACATTTACTTAAATCATATGGAACAAGTAAAAACACAATTAGCGCGTGAAGAGATGGCGTTACCTACACTAGTTTTAAAACATCCTGAAAAATCGATGTTTGATATTGATGTTACGGATGTCGTGGTTGAAGGATATCAATCACATCCAACAATTAAAGCGCCTATAGCTGTTTAA
- a CDS encoding dihydrofolate reductase, protein MLIYIWAQDERGLVGKDGTLPWRLPNDLKFFKEVTMGQTILMGRKTFEGMGSRLLPGRQTIILTTSSDYIVPGAEVVTNIEEIVEDSRHEDIYVCGGAQVYNLLKNHVELLYCTRIHASFEGDSYFPTEFPWHDFIKVKSLEGEIDEKNLYPHTFEIYERKEGSYDHLA, encoded by the coding sequence ATGCTAATTTATATTTGGGCTCAAGATGAGAGGGGTCTAGTCGGAAAAGATGGGACACTTCCTTGGCGTTTGCCGAATGATTTGAAGTTCTTTAAAGAAGTCACGATGGGGCAAACAATATTAATGGGTCGAAAGACTTTTGAAGGAATGGGAAGTCGCTTACTTCCGGGGCGACAAACCATCATCCTAACTACTAGCTCGGATTATATTGTTCCTGGTGCAGAAGTCGTAACGAATATTGAGGAGATTGTTGAAGATAGTCGACATGAGGATATTTATGTTTGTGGTGGAGCACAAGTATATAATCTGTTGAAAAATCATGTGGAACTTCTCTATTGTACGAGAATTCATGCTAGTTTTGAGGGAGATTCTTATTTTCCAACAGAATTTCCTTGGCATGATTTTATTAAAGTAAAATCGTTAGAAGGGGAAATAGATGAAAAAAATCTCTATCCTCACACCTTTGAAATTTATGAACGAAAAGAGGGTTCTTATGACCACTTGGCATGA
- the ung gene encoding uracil-DNA glycosylase gives MTTWHDVIGEEKEKEYFKKVRLFEREERSRHQVFPKAENVFKALELTPFDQVKVVILGQDPYHGDHQAHGLSFSVQQGVALPPSLQNIYKELETDIGIPVAKTGELTSWAKQGVLLLNTVLTVRAHEANSHRGMGWETFTDAVISSLNKSDHPIVFLLWGKPAQSKEKLITNANHLILKSPHPSPLSAYRGFFGSKPFSKINDFLIATNQKPIDWRVE, from the coding sequence ATGACCACTTGGCATGATGTGATTGGGGAAGAAAAAGAAAAGGAATACTTTAAAAAGGTTCGTTTGTTTGAAAGAGAAGAACGAAGTCGACATCAGGTTTTTCCAAAAGCGGAGAATGTATTTAAGGCGCTTGAACTCACACCATTTGATCAAGTGAAAGTGGTTATCTTAGGTCAAGACCCTTATCACGGAGATCATCAAGCGCATGGACTTAGTTTTTCAGTGCAACAAGGTGTGGCACTTCCGCCTTCTTTGCAAAACATCTATAAGGAATTAGAAACGGATATAGGAATCCCCGTTGCAAAGACTGGAGAGTTAACCTCTTGGGCAAAACAAGGGGTGCTCCTTCTCAACACCGTTTTAACAGTCCGAGCACATGAAGCGAATAGTCATCGTGGAATGGGATGGGAAACTTTTACAGATGCGGTGATTTCATCGTTAAATAAAAGTGATCACCCAATCGTATTTCTATTATGGGGAAAACCTGCACAATCTAAAGAAAAATTGATTACAAATGCGAATCACTTAATTTTAAAGTCTCCGCATCCAAGCCCACTGTCAGCTTACCGCGGCTTCTTTGGAAGTAAACCATTTAGTAAAATTAATGATTTTCTAATAGCCACAAATCAAAAACCGATAGATTGGAGAGTTGAGTAA